One genomic window of Mucilaginibacter sp. SJ includes the following:
- a CDS encoding asparaginase: MSQILIIYTGGTIGMMSDPVTKVLKPINFEQIMDNVPELEKLNCRIKVHSFDEIIDSSNMNPEIWSELAGLIQSNYHDNDGFVILHGSDTMAYTASALSFMLENLGKPIIFTGSQLPISAIRTDAKENLMTAIEIAKAKKNDRARVPEVCIYFDYKLFRGNRAFKYNSSKFEAFRSPNYPILAESGVHLRFSANDIRLPEDESSLIVHNNLVNDVGVLKLYPGISPKVVENILSADVRGIVMETFGAGNTTTDSWFIDLLKSAIDSGKVILDISQCKVGTVELGRYETSKHLKDIGVANGYDMTFESAVTKMMYLLGQSDDPLQVKEWLETDLRGEITVS, encoded by the coding sequence ATGAGCCAAATTTTGATCATCTATACCGGAGGGACAATAGGTATGATGAGTGATCCGGTTACAAAGGTACTCAAGCCTATCAACTTTGAGCAAATAATGGATAACGTGCCCGAGCTTGAAAAGCTTAACTGCCGTATCAAAGTACACTCGTTTGATGAGATCATTGATTCATCAAACATGAACCCTGAAATCTGGAGCGAGCTGGCCGGTTTGATCCAGTCAAACTATCATGATAATGATGGTTTTGTGATTTTGCACGGCTCCGATACGATGGCATATACCGCATCTGCATTAAGTTTTATGTTAGAAAACTTAGGCAAGCCCATTATTTTCACAGGCTCGCAACTGCCGATAAGCGCCATCCGTACTGATGCAAAGGAAAACCTGATGACAGCTATTGAAATAGCTAAAGCTAAAAAGAATGACCGCGCCCGCGTGCCCGAGGTTTGTATCTATTTTGACTATAAACTGTTCCGCGGTAACAGGGCTTTTAAATATAATTCATCAAAGTTTGAGGCTTTCCGCTCGCCAAACTATCCTATATTGGCCGAATCGGGCGTTCATTTACGCTTTAGTGCGAACGATATCAGGCTGCCTGAAGACGAAAGCTCGTTAATTGTACACAATAACCTGGTGAATGATGTGGGCGTATTGAAGTTATACCCGGGCATAAGCCCTAAAGTGGTTGAGAACATTTTAAGCGCCGACGTGCGGGGTATAGTAATGGAAACCTTCGGGGCCGGTAATACCACAACCGACAGTTGGTTTATCGATTTGCTGAAAAGCGCTATCGACAGCGGTAAGGTAATCCTTGATATTTCGCAATGTAAGGTAGGTACGGTTGAACTCGGCCGTTACGAAACCAGCAAACACCTCAAAGATATCGGCGTAGCCAACGGCTATGACATGACCTTTGAATCGGCTGTTACCAAAATGATGTACCTGCTGGGCCAAAGCGATGATCCCTTGCAGGTAAAAGAATGGCTGGAAACGGATTTGAGAGGCGAGATTACGGTGTCGTAA
- a CDS encoding TatD family hydrolase: protein MVLTDTHTHQYYETIPEKRAALMQRCIDNNITRLFLPNVDAASVPLVYGLANEYPQYCYPMLGLHPCDVKENWEEELSAIMNAHQQNRIYAIGEIGIDLYWDKTHLKEQVDAFVKQINWAKSLDLAIVIHCRDAFDEVYEVLKGEADEKLRGIFHCFGGTVEQAQKVIDLNFYLGIGGVVTYKNSGLDKVVPEIDLKYIVLETDSPYLTPVPFRGKPNESSYLVYIAQKVAELHQTSIEKVAEVTTENSRLVFGI, encoded by the coding sequence ATGGTTTTAACCGACACGCACACCCATCAATACTACGAAACCATTCCTGAAAAACGCGCGGCGTTAATGCAGCGTTGTATCGATAATAACATTACCCGTTTGTTTTTACCCAATGTTGATGCGGCTTCTGTTCCGCTGGTTTATGGTTTGGCGAATGAGTATCCTCAATATTGCTATCCGATGCTGGGCTTACACCCCTGTGATGTAAAAGAGAATTGGGAAGAAGAACTTTCGGCCATCATGAATGCCCATCAGCAAAACAGGATCTATGCCATAGGTGAGATAGGTATTGACCTTTATTGGGATAAAACGCATTTAAAGGAGCAGGTAGATGCGTTTGTAAAACAGATCAACTGGGCCAAAAGCCTTGATCTGGCCATTGTGATACACTGTCGCGATGCTTTTGATGAGGTGTACGAAGTGCTGAAGGGGGAAGCAGATGAAAAGTTGCGCGGTATTTTTCATTGTTTTGGAGGTACCGTTGAACAAGCCCAAAAAGTGATCGACCTTAATTTTTACCTGGGCATAGGTGGGGTAGTTACCTACAAAAACTCGGGGCTTGATAAAGTAGTACCGGAAATTGACCTTAAATATATCGTTTTAGAAACAGATTCTCCGTACCTTACGCCTGTTCCGTTCAGGGGTAAACCTAACGAAAGCTCGTACCTGGTATATATAGCCCAAAAGGTAGCAGAGCTTCACCAAACAAGCATTGAAAAAGTGGCAGAGGTCACTACCGAAAATTCCAGGCTTGTATTCGGAATTTAA
- a CDS encoding FKBP-type peptidyl-prolyl cis-trans isomerase, which translates to MKKHIFSFLLPALSALALNAGAQTAGLQKTAKGALYQIYTANPGNKAKVNDVLTFNFIQKTDKDSVLFSSYKAGHPVQAQVQASQNVGDLMEIFPLLAAKDSVLVKIPTDSVFVGHEEARPPFLPKGSFLTFILKIEKVQSLNDAIAERNAGLEKLKQAETADRESYITAHGLKPVTTASGLKYVITSPTIKRKPLNGDTVLVNYTGKLLNGKLFDTSIEANAKAAGIQQPGRPYEPISVVLGEHRVISGWDEGLLLLNEGSKATFIIPSNLAYGERPYGSEIPGYSTLVFDIELVKIKPGKHAAVTPKPAAGKASLKKAGTKKPAAKKN; encoded by the coding sequence ATGAAAAAACATATTTTTTCTTTTTTATTGCCGGCGCTTTCTGCGCTTGCTTTAAATGCAGGTGCGCAAACGGCTGGTTTGCAGAAAACCGCTAAAGGTGCGCTTTATCAGATCTATACTGCTAACCCGGGCAACAAAGCTAAGGTCAACGATGTGCTTACTTTTAACTTTATCCAAAAAACAGATAAAGATTCAGTACTGTTCAGTAGTTATAAGGCAGGGCATCCTGTACAAGCGCAGGTGCAGGCCTCGCAAAATGTAGGCGACCTGATGGAAATATTCCCGCTGCTTGCAGCAAAAGATAGCGTCCTGGTTAAAATTCCAACTGATTCGGTATTTGTTGGTCATGAAGAAGCCCGTCCGCCATTTTTACCTAAAGGCAGCTTTCTTACTTTTATTTTAAAGATAGAAAAGGTGCAATCGTTAAATGATGCCATTGCCGAAAGGAATGCGGGCCTTGAAAAACTAAAACAAGCTGAAACAGCCGACAGAGAAAGCTATATTACGGCACATGGTCTTAAACCTGTTACTACAGCTTCAGGCTTAAAATACGTGATAACCAGCCCAACAATCAAAAGAAAGCCGCTTAACGGCGATACCGTGCTGGTAAATTATACCGGAAAGTTGCTTAACGGAAAACTGTTTGATACCAGCATTGAAGCTAACGCCAAAGCGGCAGGCATACAACAGCCGGGCCGCCCTTATGAGCCTATAAGCGTTGTTTTGGGCGAGCACAGGGTAATATCGGGTTGGGACGAAGGTTTGCTTTTATTAAATGAAGGTTCAAAAGCAACATTTATCATTCCTTCAAACCTTGCCTACGGCGAACGTCCTTACGGATCGGAAATCCCCGGATACAGCACATTGGTGTTCGATATCGAACTGGTAAAAATAAAACCGGGCAAACATGCCGCGGTTACCCCGAAACCGGCTGCTGGTAAAGCTTCACTAAAAAAAGCCGGCACAAAGAAACCGGCCGCTAAAAAGAACTGA
- a CDS encoding FKBP-type peptidyl-prolyl cis-trans isomerase, translating into MMKRKLMFLSLAAIGFASCNGGFKQGEGGLLYNIHTSKGNPKIKEGDFLTLNMILKTDKDSIINNSYDNGQPIPTLMPKPQTKGDIVSGLALLGEGDSATFKIAADSVFKGGQQRPPGFKGKYLVYTIKIEKVVAKGALTEQVFRDRVTQYMKGQTDALKGKEPAKIQGYLDAHKDLKFVKTASGLNYAVTTPGSGANVAVGDTAVINYTLRLVTGKVLETSVKAVAVKEKMQINPMNPYQPIRIPVGEGKVIKGWDEAFQLFNKGTKAMLVIPSSLGYGDQGSQQMQPYTPLVFEVELVNIIHPNPNAPKPVAPQMQMPTPTTK; encoded by the coding sequence ATGATGAAAAGAAAACTGATGTTTCTGTCACTTGCGGCTATTGGATTTGCAAGTTGCAACGGTGGGTTTAAGCAGGGCGAAGGCGGCTTGCTTTATAATATCCACACTTCAAAAGGCAATCCTAAAATCAAAGAAGGTGACTTTTTGACACTGAACATGATCCTCAAAACCGATAAGGATTCAATTATCAATAACTCTTATGATAACGGACAGCCTATACCAACGCTGATGCCTAAACCCCAGACGAAGGGTGATATTGTTTCTGGCTTAGCATTGTTGGGCGAAGGTGATAGCGCCACATTTAAAATAGCTGCCGATTCGGTATTTAAAGGCGGTCAGCAACGCCCGCCGGGCTTTAAAGGTAAATACCTGGTTTATACTATTAAAATTGAAAAGGTAGTTGCTAAAGGCGCACTTACTGAGCAAGTTTTCCGCGATCGCGTTACCCAATATATGAAAGGTCAAACCGACGCCCTTAAAGGTAAAGAGCCTGCCAAGATCCAGGGTTACCTGGATGCACATAAAGACCTGAAATTTGTAAAAACTGCATCAGGCTTAAATTACGCAGTTACTACACCCGGCAGTGGTGCTAACGTAGCAGTAGGTGATACAGCAGTAATTAATTATACTTTAAGGCTTGTTACTGGCAAAGTTTTGGAAACAAGTGTTAAAGCAGTAGCTGTAAAAGAAAAGATGCAGATCAACCCGATGAACCCTTATCAGCCAATCCGTATTCCGGTAGGTGAAGGTAAAGTGATCAAAGGTTGGGACGAAGCTTTTCAATTGTTTAATAAAGGGACTAAAGCGATGTTGGTTATTCCATCATCATTAGGTTATGGCGATCAGGGAAGCCAGCAAATGCAGCCTTATACGCCGCTTGTATTTGAAGTTGAGCTGGTAAATATCATCCACCCAAATCCAAATGCACCAAAACCAGTTGCACCGCAAATGCAAATGCCAACCCCGACAACGAAATAA